Genomic window (Gymnogyps californianus isolate 813 chromosome 2, ASM1813914v2, whole genome shotgun sequence):
GTTTGGTCCAGCTCCATCTCATTAAAAGCACTCAGAGGAATGCTGTTGCTTTGCCAGTCCAGCTCTCCGTCCCTTCTGCTTGTGAGCCATGAGATGAGGGCAGTctcacaaagaaaggaaaaggccaTTCACCCAAACATCCATCAGTAACAATTTGATTAGAGGAAGACTTTTCCCACTGCAGCCCAAGAGGCAGCTTTTCCACAGCCTGTCAGTGACGAAAtcttcagaataaattaaatttgttgGGACTTCTTTCATGTAGTTGCTTGGATTTTAAGTTCAGACAGGGCAGCGATGGACTGGGAAAAGACACAAACTCTAATTCAGCTCCTCCTTTGCATATTCAGTTTGGCAAACAAAATgttacctgtttttttttagcagtttaCAACATCTGGACTTTATTTCACTGCACATGGGGCCCAGTGGAAGAGGTGACTATGTAAGCCAGCACACTGTATATGCTgatgattttaatttctgtgcatgGACAGTACTCATAGTGGATCCTTTTCTATCAGTCTGTAAAGTGCCCTACATACCCCAATAGCATTGTGAGGATGAGGAATATTTGAATGCATTTTGAGTTACGGATTTCACtgaggcaggaaaggaaaaatgtaagatGAATATCAGATGTTTGTGATAAAGGATCTGAACCTGACGAAAAATCTCCCAGAGGAGACAAGCTACTAACAAGATGTAAAATCAGAGCAAATGGCCAGTGCCTTAGAATTACAATAAGAAGACAAATGCATACACAACTCAATACACTCTAGTGCATGCTAAGGGATGGGATGGGTGATTTTGTCTTCTCCCCTTGCTCAACTGTCTGTATGAACATAGATATACAAGTTCATGCTGCACTCGAGGGACAACAAAGTCTTTATTCCTTGGTTTGCACTGGCGCAGCGGCTTCCGCAGTGCTCCTCTTGACAGCATCTGCAAAGAGAAATCTGGAAGCAGATCCAGGCATCTGctcatttcagtttgtttttgtaattaaagagtgaaacaaacaaacagagaagATCAGATGGCGAGAATATTAGGAAATCATTAGAAAATGGGCCAGCATTCTGCATCCTCCCCATGCATCTTTCTCAGGTGCCAGATTTTGCAACTCCACTACCTTCAGCCAGTCTTGGGTCCAGTTTTTCCTGTTATTCACTGACAGCATGCTTGGCACAAAATGTAAAGAGACAAGACTCTCCCCCAGGAGTCTGCAGGTTCAATCAGACCCAGACAAAATAATGTGAACATGTGTGCTACTTCAGCTGCCACCGGAGTTCAGTGCAGGGTGAGATAATCTGGTCATTCCTGAAACACAAGATGTTCCAATGTCCGGTTACTGCTGGAGATGGCCTACGTGCAAAAGTGGACAGAAGTTAGGACTGTTCTTCTTTGCCCAGCAGTTCTTTGGGACATTACAGGTGGTCTGACCCCAGGCTTCAGGATTTCAGTCCTGCAGCGTAATCTGGCACTGGGTTTGATCTCAGGAGAGCTTTATGGTTGAGCATCAGCCATTCCAATGGACAATTCAACTACTTGGGCTTGAGTGGCtaactaaacagaaaaattgccATTTGATTATAAATATCCTTCCAAGTTCAAGGATATTAAAaaccagctttttctttcacacaaCTTCGATAGACTAGATGAGAGGCAAGAAGAAACTAGAGCAATCATCAGACTCCAGGCCAACAGACCTAAGCTCCATCATGATGGCGAAGTCACTTCTCCAAGAATTTCCAGAGGGTACTTCACACCTGGTCTTCTAAATTCTCAGTTCTAGTCTCTGCTTTTGCTCAACAAATGTTCTGCTTCATGCTCACCTCGCTTGAATGAACCATACAGAATAACCACAACTGGGTGGTAGCATCCCATGAGGACTCTTGACGTTGAACGTTGACCATTTACCAAACACACTTCATTCCCAGCCCTCTCCAAAGTGAGAAGGGGCAGGAAAGCACCTGCACTTCGATCACTCAGTCCTCCACAGAAGCCTGCCTGGCCATATCCTATGACCCCATtcaccagtacaggctgggaaGTGGTTCTACTGAAGAGGACATGGGTGTTATGGTGGATCTTAGGCTGAAAAAGAATCAGTAAGCAGTGGTGCACTCACTGCAGACAAGGCAAAGTACATACTGTGCTACATTAGGAGGTTCATGGTCAGCAGATGGAGGGGATTTATTACCTCCGTCAATTCATCATGGGTGAGGTGTCTAGTTTGGGACCACGCTGTTCAGGGGAATGTTGAAAGACAGGAGAGGATCCAGCAGAGGCTTTACCAGGATGGGAGGAATGCACCAGTACAGCCTGAGGCTAACCAGCTGGAAAGTGTCTTTGCAGAGGACTTGGGAGTCCTGGTGGACGCCAAGTTGCACATAAACCAGCAATGCACCCTTGTGAgaaagaaggccaacagcctcctgggttGCCTTAGGAGGAGCATTGCCGGCAGGCCGAGGgagatgatccttcccctctgctcagcactggcaAGACACGTCaggagtgctgtgtccagcaAATGCACAGAGACTTGGGAATCTCTTCTCCTAAATCTCAGTTCCCCAGCTCTGGAAGAGAGCTGGAagccttctgcttttttcaggAGGTGTGGAGGAGTTCAAGAGCTTCAGAGTTACAGCTAGCAGGGATTTGTAGTTCATTAGCCCAACAAGCAAGCTTTTGGTGGCTGGGCAGGAAAAGGCTCTGGCACTTGTCAGGCAGGCTCAGAGCTGCTGTGATGCTCTCTGGACCCAGTTAGGACTGTCCCtgcaaaacatttgcttttggcCAGCAGGAACTCTCCTGAGGATCCACCTTTCACTGGAAGGCTTCTGACCTAGGTAGCTACCTCCTCCGCTTTGTACATGGCCACCAACATCTTGAAGCATCTCACAGGCAATGGGACACCTTCGGTCCATCCTCGCAATCCCCTGAAGTAGCAAAAAGGATGAGTGCGGGCAGAAAGCCAGCTGCTAGAGGATGGGGCATGCTTGGGGGAGCTGGATATCCAGAATCCCTTAGCAATTCAAGCCTTCCTCATTGAGACACGCAGCCTAGGCATACTGCGGTTCCTGTGAACGCTGGAAGATGTGTTTGCAGCTCCTTGTCTCCTAGCCCTTCCGCACTTGGCTCTTTGTAGCAGAGATTTCAAACCCTCATAACTCAAGTCTTTCAGCATCATTCTCTGCTGAttcaagctgatttttttaacctcaaaGTCCTGCTCAGCCGCTTTGAGATATTCCAGACATTTTtcaaccatttatttttattgaaaccAGCCAAGTCTCTGTAtatgttgggcttttttttatctttttaatatacaaatcagtttaaaatagTGTATAAGTCAGGAATGATTTGCAAATTAAACTGTCAAACCCTGGCAGAAGTAGCAGCTGACGCCCTTGGTTTGAAATCTCccggctgctgttgctgtgagTGCAGATCTCTGGAAGATGCCACACAACCTGCTTGTGCTTTCCTGGAAAATTCAGCCATCTTTTGATTTCAGGAAAGTCTTACAGTtcctgaaaatgctgctgcatgtAACTCTCTAGTGGGATCACCTGGCCAAGGGAAGGGATGTGATATTTTACGAGTCAGAGGCTGGGGCTATGGTTGTGCCAATAGGTTGGGCAAATGTCTTCTGGCTGCCAGCACTGTCCTGCTCCCATGGCAGGGCAGGAAGAGCCTCTAGTTGGGAAGAAGCTGCTCCAGTGGAGGAAGGACTCAAAAGAATAAGCACCATGTTCAGGAAACAAGACTTGGTAGGAGCCTCATATTGGCCTGACCCTCTCTGTCACAGCAGAAAATGGCCTGTGCCCTCCATGAGCATCAATGCACCCTGCTTGAACTCAGCAACCCCCTCTATTTCTCTGGGCCATTTGCCATGTGGCTGGCTCAAACGTGACCATGTGTAGATCCCCCgactttcccttctcctttgctcCCCTCAGCATAGTTCACATCTCTGTTCTTGCTCAGGCCTTAAAACCACTTTTGCacagggcagaggaagagaaacttgAAGTGGGGATTGTGTGTCTTCTCCAAAACATGCATCTGGAACCACTGGAAGACAGTAATTATAAACCCAGGTATTTTCCTAGCAATTATTGGTAATCCCATATTGGCAGATGAGACGCTCAGAGAGTACAGCAATATATATAACTACTGAGGATGTACAAATACATTGGTTACAATGTTCTTACGTGACAATATTTTGAGCCCTAAGGAATGCTGACATACCCATCAATAtacctctgtttcttttcttccagatcGCTGGGAAGTCAGTGACCATGCCGACCTCCTCCACCCAACTACCAGCCCTTGACTCTATCAACTCCACCCAGCAACCCAACTCCAGCATCTACTTGTTCTCCAAGTTCATCCACCCCGACAAAGAACTGTACGCAGAATTTTACAGCCTGTGGATTGCCCTGATGGTAGTCAATGCCATCATTTTCCTGGTGGGTGTTGTGCTGAACAGCTTGGCGCTGTACGTCTTCTGCTTCCGTACCAAGACAAAAACCACCTCTGTTATTTACACCATCAACTTGATTGTTACTGATCTCTTGGTGGGATTTTCCTTGCCTGTCCGGATCATCATGTTCTACAGTGCAGGGGACTGCCTGAATTGCTCCTTGGTTCATATCTTTGGCTACTTTGTCAACATGTACTGCAGCATCCTCTTCTTGACGTGCATCTGCGTTGACCGCTATCTGGCAATCGTACAGGTGGAGGCCTCACGTAAATGGAGGAACCCCACCTGTGCCAAGGGGATCTGCGTCTTCATTTGGATCTTTGCCACTGTGGTGACTTTCTCCATCCTGACCATGGCAATACAGTTTGCTGCGTGCTGCCTCTCCAAGATTCTGGTCCTGATGGTCTGTGAGTACTTCTTCCCCCTCATCATAATCATCTTCTTCACCACCAGGATTATGTGTGCTCTGTCGAAGCCCAGTCTCATGCACCAGAGTCGGGAGAGGAGAATGAGAGCTGTGCAACTGCTTATCACCGTCCTCATCATCTTCATGATCTGCTTCACTCCTTTTCACGTGCGACAGGTAGCAATCTCCATCAACCCAGACATGCCCCATGATGTCAGCCTCCTCGTCTACCATGTGACAGTGACTCTGAGTAGCCTCAACAGCTGCATGGACCCCATTGTCTACTGCTTTGTCACCAATAACTTCCAGTCAACCATGAAAAACATCTTCAGGAAAACCGAGCCAGAGCAAACCAGTGTAGACATCCTGGGTATGAACAAGAACTCCAAGGGCTCCAATGCCATCATCGCCTTCTCAAACACAATAGGAAGCCCTGTGAGCTTGCCGTCACCAAGCAGTGTCCAGATATAACCCACATCTGATGGGACACGCTGCAGTAAGCCAGTGTAATGATGCTGGAATAGTGCTAGGATGCACGGTACTATTGCCTTTGACCTCTTTGTTTTTTAGGCTGAGGTTCAGAATGACAGTGGTGGAATTTATTCCTCAAGAACATTGTGGTCTGTTTGGAAAATGGAACTTGCAGTGCTGTTAGTACCAATACAAAAGAGAGTCTATTAATTACTGTTCCCAACAGgaaagttttctttgtattttaatacagaCATTTTGCTAGCAACAAATTCTttactgtggttttcttttcatgtttgaCATTGTAATGCGACACTCCTAGGATGACTTAGAAAGCaggaaatctttgttttctatgAAAGCTTTTGGGCCTTGGGCATGTGCTTAAGAGTAAAGGATAAGAGGGATGTTTCCAGAGCTATCCACTACAAAGATTTTAGATGCCAATGGAGTGGGAAAGAAAGTATTCTAACCCACCTGTCACTAGTAACTACTCATTTGTTTCTGAACCTTCTCAGGGCAGAGAAGATGAAGTCAAGCAGTGAAGTCTCCTCTCACTATTTCagctatgagaaaaaaatacatgtgggTGTATGTGTTTTCATACACATTGTCTGGGTTTGGGGAGAGGTTAAGGATATGTTCCACCTTCATTTGGATCACTAAATCTCCTAAACTGCCAATAAGCACacaaaaaagctgtgaaaatgaaCAAGCTTTCCAGCAAACTCTGCTgttctgctctctctccctgAAGAACAGCCAAGATGAAAAGCAGAACCAGACTATGATGCTATACTActcttgtttgatttttcttcctggcatGTTGTAAAATCAGGGCTTGCTGTCCTAATTCCCACTATCAGTCCATCCACTCAGTCACTTAAATGCTGATGCTtccaaggacagaaaaagaattcaTCTCAGGCATCTAGGTTGAAATTCACCCCAGTACAAAGTCACTAGGATGATTTAAGAGCCATGTTTAAAAGTTATGTGAGGCTAAGGATGCCACAAAATTCTGTCCACAATGGTGGGTAAATGTTTTAGATTACTTTGTACCAATTATGCAATGCGAatacaaaaaattattccagGAAAACAGCAATACCTGCAGCATGAACAGCAATAACTATTGTTATTGCTCCCTGCCTCCTCACTCTCATGCCTATTGTCCCTCCAGCTGGAAGGCTACTATGAATTCATCAAGTCTAGTGAACAGCTTTTCCAGGCACTCACTGGTGTTACCATTCAGAACGGCGGGCTTTATGGTTCGTCCAAGCTAGGGCATCCTAGAGTATTCTGCTCCCCGGGGGTCTGACCATGGGACAGCCACCTCCATTTCACAGGAACACAACATAACCAATGCTTCAAACTGCCTCTTGCAACTGAGTTTGCAAGAGTTTGCATCTTGCAACACATCTATGTTTCCCCTAACCTGTTTCCCTGACCAACCCAATGGTAATAAAAATTGAACAGTCAACATCACTGCAATACAAGGATCTATCCAGAGATGAGTATAGTTGTCCCTAGGAGCACTGGGTGTCCCAGTTCCTGTTCCAGGCAGTGGAGTCCATGGAGAGTGATTCAGCTCATGGAGGCAGAGACCTCCCAGCTGAGTGACCCTGGCCTCCATGTTGCCTAAATCTCCAGGTATATAACAGGACCCCAGACACCACCTGCACATGGAGACACTTCAATGCATGTATCTTCATCTGGCACCAAAGTCCCCCAAAGGAAGGACTCAGTTGCCAACAGAGCAGTGCCTAGTGCCATGGTAGGCATGATGGGGTGTCACCGCACCTCTAGCTCCTGCTGCACAGGACTGTGGTTCTCCTGCAAGTCCTGCACTGCCCCAATGGCCCTACCCTCAGGTATCTCATAGCGTTCACTTCTGCTTGGGCAGTTGAGTCCTgtgcctgaaataaaattacGTATCTGCAATCTACAAATGGGCAGTGTTCAGTCGGCTAGTGCAGGGACCTGCAGGTCTCACCCAGAACATCAGCATGATGCTGGCAGCTGCAGTCCATTAACTCAGGCTCTTGATCATCCTGGGGCACAGCAATTGCCATTGCTAGATGTGTGACCTCTTTGAGGCTTTCCCAAGCTGACTCAGTGCCCTTTTGCCGGGAGCTCTATTCCTTTGAAGGGGATTTTCCTTCTAAGAGGTTGCGATGAGGGCCACCAACACTGTGGCACTTTCCCATGGGATGTAAGACTGTTGTCCTGGTCATTGTTTCCCATTCTAGACATGGCCATGAACATGGTGAGCCTTCCCAGGGCCCAATTGtactgtgttttccttctgcctcaTCTATTTCCTTATTCATCTGTAAATCACTGACATAGGCACCTAACAGCCGATGCCACCTTCTTTTGGCAGCTCACTGTTAAATGATGCATCAGCACACATGGATTAGGCTCTGACTTCTCGGCCAGGCTGGTCACTTCACATTTCTGCCACCGTTTTCCACCAGCCCCTCatttggagaaaatattttatgcctCAAAGGTCTGCACTTTCCTGCAAACCCCAAAAACTCCTGCCCACCAACCCACAACACACTCTCAGACCTTTCCATGCCATCTAAGctgtttgtaatgaaaatgtgtTCCACATATACAGAGCTCTTAACAGTACTGTCTTTTGCCAAGACTACTtcagagaagcaggaggaaaagtgCAGGCTCAGTGCATAGCTTATTTTAGCTTCTTTGTTCCAACAAGCTACAGGTTCACACCTCCCTTTCTTTTGCGATCAACAGTATTTTTGCCATATACAGAAATGTCTTAACATCTTTCTCAGTGGAGTTGCTCATTTGAGGTCAGTATAAAATCTCTAAGATTATTTGCTTAGATTTTTAAGTTCCTAAACAGGGTCTCAGTTGAagctctgcctttctgctgcaAACTTAACTTGTAGTAGGCTGAATTCCCTTTACTGTCAGTGTATTATTCACTCCCCATAAAAGCCACCTGAGACTGGacaatgttttttatttggtaATGCCTATTGCCTTATCCAGAGCTTTCAGCGGTCCTTCTTCATTTCATACCAGCTCCAAAGCAGGATCTGGTCCCTTATCAAGGACACAGTCTCCAAAAATTGGAGAGAGGCTAAATCATTCACAAACTAGCCtattttttcagtgactttttgTGCTCTCTGTTTAATCCATATTTTTTACACATCTTGCTTTTCCTCAGGGTGTAGCACTTGCTAAACTTCTgtcttatttaaaaagtcaCCCATTTCTGCTCAGGGCACAAAGTTGAAAATCAGAACCGAAAACTCAGCTATCGTCAGAAATACTCTCCCAAACGGCACAGTTCTGGTGGGCACCTTCCACCTGCCAGTTCTCATTGCTGCTGAAGCCTCCCTCAGTTCTCTGTGTTTCTGGAGACTGGGGCGAGGTCTCTTACCCCTTGATCTGCACGAGCCCTCTGCTCACGGTATCTCCTT
Coding sequences:
- the GPR20 gene encoding G-protein coupled receptor 20, encoding MPTSSTQLPALDSINSTQQPNSSIYLFSKFIHPDKELYAEFYSLWIALMVVNAIIFLVGVVLNSLALYVFCFRTKTKTTSVIYTINLIVTDLLVGFSLPVRIIMFYSAGDCLNCSLVHIFGYFVNMYCSILFLTCICVDRYLAIVQVEASRKWRNPTCAKGICVFIWIFATVVTFSILTMAIQFAACCLSKILVLMVCEYFFPLIIIIFFTTRIMCALSKPSLMHQSRERRMRAVQLLITVLIIFMICFTPFHVRQVAISINPDMPHDVSLLVYHVTVTLSSLNSCMDPIVYCFVTNNFQSTMKNIFRKTEPEQTSVDILGMNKNSKGSNAIIAFSNTIGSPVSLPSPSSVQI